One Malus domestica chromosome 11, GDT2T_hap1 genomic region harbors:
- the LOC103412824 gene encoding inositol 3-kinase gives MGRDGNRSNSAPRVLIAGNYCHDVLIKDGVVLAETLGGAASFISNVFDGVSVPYDLVSKVGSDFAYSVPRDPIVVPDCKTTLFHAHFDSGVGGDERQDRVLQRVRACHPIRPSDLPDSRFDFGMAVGVGGEITVETVEKLVETCDTVFMDIQALIRGFDGVDGTVKLVGLKESGFFHLLPRIGFLKASAEEALLMEVEEVRTLCCVVVTNGRRGCKVYWRDGEVEVAPFPTNQVDPTGAGDSFLGGFVAGLVNGLTVPDAALLGNLFGSLTVGQIGLPKFDSKLLQRVREEVQRRKMQCANCHERKDDRFRFVNIEGHEQFQASLGAAKQTTKCLAQEPQWDLPSSPPKSMEQGVLPQYATQPKLLPVSVNEEPVQIVDTAGKP, from the exons ATGGGCCGAGACGGGAATCGATCCAATTCAGCTCCCCGGGTCCTAATCGCCGGCAACTACTGCCACGACGTTTTAATCAAAGACGGTGTCGTTTTGGCTGAGACTCTCGGCGGGGCCGCCTCCTTCATCTCCAATGTATTCGATGGAGTATCCGTTCCCTACGATTTGGTCTCCAAAGTCGGGTCGGACTTTGCTTACTCTGTCCCGCGTGACCCGATTGTCGTACCCGATTGCAAAACCACTCTCTTCCACGCGCATTTTGATTCCGGCGTCGGCGGTGATGAACGTCAGGACCGGGTTCTGCAACGGGTAAGAGCTTGCCACCCTATTAGGCCCTCGGATCTCCCCGACTCGAGGTTTGATTTCGGAATGGCGGTTGGAGTCGGCGGCGAGATTACCGTTGAGACGGTGGAGAAGTTGGTTGAGACTTGCGACACTGTGTTCATGGACATTCAGGCTCTGATTCGAGGGTTCGATGGAGTCGACGGGACTGTGAAGCTTGTGGGTTTGAAGGAGAGTGGATTCTTCCACCTCTTGCCTCGAATTGGATTTTTGAAGGCGTCGGCTGAGGAGGCATTGCTTATGGAGGTGGAGGAGGTGAGGACGCTCTGCTGTGTTGTGGTGACGAACGGGAGGCGTGGGTGTAAAGTTTATTGGAGAGACGGTGAGGTGGAAGTTGCGCCTTTTCCGACGAACCAGGTTGATCCGACGGGCGCAGGAGACagtttccttggtgggtttGTTGCCGGGCTTGTTAATGGCTTGACTGTGCCTGATGCTGCATTGCTCGGCAACCTTTTCGGATCACTGACTGTTGGGCAAATTGGATTGCCCAAGTTTGATTCCAAGTTGTTGCAG AGAGTTCGTGAAGAGGTGCAGAGGAGAAAAATGCAGTGCGCTAATTGCCACGAAAGAAAAGATGACAGGTTTAGGTTTGTGAACATAGAAGGACATGAGCAATTTCAAGCATCCCTAGGAGCAGCTAAGCAGACAACAAAGTGCCTTGCTCAGGAACCTCAATGGGATCTGCCAAGTTCTCCTCCCAAGTCAATGGAACAGGGTGTCCTCCCTCAATACGCGACACAGCCTAAATTGTTGCCCGTCTCTGTCAATGAAGAACCAGTTCAAATCGTTGACACTGCCGGTAAGCCATGA
- the LOC103447401 gene encoding uncharacterized protein has product MAEKLAPEKRHSFVHNGQKVFEWDQTLEEVNMYMNLPPNVPSKQFYCKIQSKHVEVGIKGNPPYLNHDLTCPVKTDCSFWTLEDDIMHITLQKRDKGQTWASPIVGEGQLDPYSTDLEQKRLMLQRFQEENPGFDFSQAQFNGGCPDPRTFMGGIRSD; this is encoded by the exons ATGGCCGAGAAATTGGCACCGGAGAAGCGCCATAGCTTCGTTCACAATG GTCAGAAGGTGTTTGAATGGGACCAAACCCTAGAGGAGGTGAATATGTACATGAATTTACCTCCAAATGTTCCTTCAAAGCAATTTTACTGCAAAATTCAGTCGAAGCACGTCGAAGTCGGCATCAAAGGCAATCCCCCGTATCTCAAT CATGACCTTACTTGCCCAGTGAAGACGGACTGTTCTTTCTGGACACTAG AGGATGATATAATGCACATAACACTGCAAAAGAGGGACAAAGGCCAGACATGGGCATCGCCTATAGTGGGCGAGGGTCAGCTCGATCCTTACTCCACGGATCTTGAGCAGAAGCGCCTTATGCTTCAGAGATTTCAAGAAGAG AACCCAGGCTTTGATTTCTCACAAGCCCAGTTCAATGGAGGCTGCCCTGATCCAAGGACCTTTATGGGCGGTATCCGCTCTGATTGA
- the LOC103447400 gene encoding vacuolar cation/proton exchanger 3-like — MEESQEALNNIENGISDYNKGSGNNREQWINVSRTPQNLSTSIVRKKSDPILVSNVRFQMLRNILNNLHEVVLGTKLAVLFPAIPLAILADFYHFGRPWIFALSLMGLTPLAERVSFLTEQIAYFTGPTVGGLLNATCGNATEMIIALFALRQNKINVVKYSLLGSILSNLLLVLGTSLLCGGLANLKKEQRYDRKQADVNSLLLLLGLLCHMLPLMFRYASGLDNPFAIDTLQLSRTSSIFMLIAYVAYIFFQLKTHRQLFESQEEDEDEDEEIAVIGFWSAFSWLVGMTIIIALLSEYVVGTIEAASNSWGISVSFISIILLPIVGNAAEHAGSIIFALKNKLDISLGVALGSASQISMFVIPLSVIVAWIMGVQMDLDFSLLETGSLAFTIIITAFTLQDGTSHYMKGVILFLCYIVIAACFFVDKIPSNETLVGNLGTLHEPSSGILFA; from the exons ATGGAAGAATCCCAGGAGGCTTTGAACAACATAGAGAATGGGATTAGTGATTATAACAAGGGTTCAGGAAATAATAGAGAGCAGTGGATCAATGTATCAAGAACACCACAAAATTTGTCAACTTCGATTGTACGAAAAAAATCCGACCCGATTCTTGTTTCGAATGTTCGATTCCAAATGCTTAGAAATATTCTCAACAATTTGCACGAGGTTGTTCTTGGCACCAAGCTTGCAGTGCTCTTCCCAGCCATCCCCCTTGCAATTCTGGCTGACTTTTATCACTTCGGGAGA CCTTGGATTTTTGCTTTGAGTTTGATGGGACTCACCCCACTCGCTGAACGTGTCAGCTTCCTTACTGA GCAAATTGCTTACTTCACTGGTCCAACAG TTGGAGGACTTCTTAATGCAACATGTGGAAACGCAACAGAGATGATCATAGCATTATTTGCTCTTcgccaaaacaaaataaatgttGTGAAATACTCCCTATTGGGTTCCATTCTTTCAAACCTCCTCCTTGTTCTTGGGACCTCTCTTCTCTGTGGAGGCTTGGCCAACCTGAAAAAAGAACAAAGATATGATAGA AAGCAGGCTGATGTGAATTCACTACTTCTATTGCTGGGTTTACTATGCCACATGCTGCCACTGATGTTCAGATATGCCTCGGGGTTGGACAATCCCTTTGCCATCGACACTCTTCAGTTGTCAAGAACAAGCAGCATTTTTATGCTCATAGCATATGTCGCCTATATCTTCTTCCAGTTAAAAACCCACCGGCAATTGTTTGAGTCACAAGAG gaagatgaagatgaagacgaAGAAATAGCAGTGATAGGGTTTTGGAGTGCATTCAGTTGGCTGGTTGGTATGACAATTATCATAGCTCTCTTGTCTGAGTATGTTGTGGGTACGATcgag GCTGCATCAAATTCTTGGGGAATTTCTGTGAGCTTCATCAGCATTATTTTGCTACCAATTGTTGGGAATGCTGCTGAACATGCTGGTTCCATAATTTTTGCTCTCAAGAATAAGTTG gatatttctttgggagttgcTTTAGGTTCTGCATCCCAAATTTCTATGTTTGTG ATCCCTTTAAGTGTGATTGTTGCATGGATAATGGGCGTCCAAATGGACCTTGATTTCAGTCTCCTTGAAACTGGTTCTCTTGCTTTCACCATAATCATCACAGCCTTCACATTGCAG GATGGAACTTCACATTATATGAAAGGAGTCATTCTTTTCCTATGCTACATTGTTATTGCCGCATGCTTTTTTGTTGACAAAATTCCCTCGA ATGAGACACTTGTGGGCAATTTGGGAACACTGCATGAACCATCCTCTGGAATCTTGTTTGCTTGA
- the LOC114819461 gene encoding (S)-8-oxocitronellyl enol synthase CYC2: protein MAAEETENPEAGNGIEHVAAIFGVTGLVGKVLARELVTKPKWKVYGIARNPEIMPPIDQRSSNFHFIQCDLLNRSETEERLSLLQDVTHVFWLTWASRYQLDSVECCEQNKAMMSNALDAIVPKAKALKHVSLQTGMKHYVSLLGPFDDEAEARYYDEDCPRVDKGCNFYYVLEDLLKERLVGKVAWSVHRPGLLIGSSRRTVYNFMGSLCVFGTICKHLNLPFVFGGTKRCWEETCIDGSDARLVAQQHIWAATNVDLYSHSTDGQSYNAINGPSFTWKEIWTALGEKFGVEVVHGSAFSEEFWYSKSMADKKEVWKEIVAEKGLIQTEMENLANWEFLDLLFRCPFKLLGTRNKVDRLGFTVGYKTLDSILYWVDCMRDEKLIP, encoded by the coding sequence ATGGCAGCTGAAGAAACTGAGAACCCAGAGGCTGGCAATGGCATTGAACATGTAGCAGCCATTTTCGGGGTCACCGGGCTAGTTGGGAAGGTGCTGGCCAGAGAGCTGGTCACAAAACCCAAATGGAAGGTTTACGGCATAGCTCGTAATCCGGAGATCATGCCACCTATTGATCAACGTTCTTCAAACTTCCATTTCATCCAATGTGATCTGCTAAACCGTTCGGAAACCGAAGAACGGCTGTCACTGTTGCAAGATGTTACTCATGTGTTTTGGCTCACCTGGGCAAGCCGATACCAGTTGGATAGCGTTGAGTGTTGTGAGCAGAATAAGGCCATGATGTCGAATGCATTGGATGCCATTGTTCCGAAAGCGAAGGCATTGAAGCATGTTTCTCTCCAGACAGGGATGAAGCATTACGTGTCGTTGCTAGGGCCTTTCGATGATGAAGCAGAAGCTCGGTACTACGATGAAGATTGCCCGAGAGTGGATAAAGGGTGCAACTTTTACTATGTCCTAGAAGACTTGCTAAAGGAGAGGCTGGTTGGTAAGGTAGCTTGGTCGGTACACAGGCCTGGTTTGTTAATTGGTAGTTCTCGTAGGACTGTGTACAATTTTATGGGGAGTTTATGTGTTTTCGGAACCATTTGTAAGCATTTGAATCTGCCTTTTGTGTTTGGAGGGACAAAAAGGTGTTGGGAAGAGACTTGTATCGATGGCTCGGATGCCAGGCTAGTAGCTCAACAGCACATTTGGGCAGCAACCAATGTTGATTTATACTCACATTCCACTGATGGTCAGTCATACAATGCAATCAATGGGCCAAGTTTTACATGGAAGGAGATCTGGACGGCTCTTGGAGAGAAATTCGGAGTAGAAGTAGTACACGGAAGTGCATTTTCGGAGGAGTTCTGGTATTCGAAATCCATGGCTGACAAAAAAGAAGTATGGAAAGAAATTGTAGCAGAGAAGGGACTGATTCAAACTGAGATGGAAAATTTGGCCAATTGGGAATTCTTGGATCTCTTGTTTCGTTGTCCGTTTAAGCTACTGGGAACCCGAAACAAAGTTGATCGACTAGGTTTTACTGTAGGGTATAAGACACTGGATTCAATCTTGTACTGGGTAG